AGAAGTGATGAGTACCCGAAAAACACGACCAGTCAAGCAAGCCCTTCTTCAAAAGCTTCGTAAGGGTGATTATACTTCAGTAATTGTTTATCGACTTGACCGGTGGGCTAGATCATCTACCGAGTTACTCCTAGAAATAAATGAACTAATCAATAAAGGAATCAACTTTATCTCAATTTCTGAGAATCTGGATTTCAGTACTGCAACCGGTAAGTTGCATTTTCAGATTCTAAGTGCGTTTGCAGAGTTCGAGAGAGCCTTAATTTCTGAACGTACAAAGGAAGGGCTTAGAAGAGCTAAAGAGCAAGGAAAGAAGCTTGGCAGACCGTATGGAGCTAAAGACAAAAAGAGGCGTAGGAAGTCAGGGTATTTGCTACGGGAAGCTGGTGTTAGAAAGGATAAAGATGAAGTACAGGGAGTCTATAAATCTATTGATGA
This window of the Bacteroidota bacterium genome carries:
- a CDS encoding recombinase family protein, with the protein product MKIALYNRVSTQDQTTENQKIRLIEYAKTKGYEYDIYEEVMSTRKTRPVKQALLQKLRKGDYTSVIVYRLDRWARSSTELLLEINELINKGINFISISENLDFSTATGKLHFQILSAFAEFERALISERTKEGLRRAKEQGKKLGRPYGAKDKKRRRKSGYLLREAGVRKDKDEVQGVYKSIDEYVK